In the Flavobacterium sp. 90 genome, GTAACATAACGTTTTTCGGTTTTGCTAATTGCTACCGTTTTGTATGTTTCTGTATTTACATTAGACAATTGTTTCCAAGTGTTTTTCTTCAAATTAAAAGAAAAAATCTCCGGAGCGTGATTCATGTCATTTCTGGTAACAATAATATCGTCGCCTGCAAAACCAACTAAATCATTAACATCAAAATCTCCGTTTGTCAATTGACGAACCTGAATCGCAATTTTTGTTAATCCCGGAAAGTTTACCGAAAAAAGTTGTTTTGTACCATCAACTGGAGCTACAAAAAATACATTTTTACCGTCTTTACTCCAGATAAAATTATCTACAGTTCCGTCCCAATTTGCCGTTAAGTTTGTTTTGATTCCTTTAAACTCAACAATAATATCATTTTTATCAGCCTCATAACCGTCACGTTTCATTTGTAACCAAGTCAGGTTTCCTGTTGGCGAAAATTGTGGCGCAGTATCATAACCTAAATTTCCTTCGGTTCTGTTTGTCGTTTTTTGAGTCTCTAAGTTGTACTCATAAATGTCAGTATTTGTAGAAATTGCATATTGCGTTCCTGCTTTTTTCTTGCAAACATACAAGATACTTTTTCCGCCAGGAGACCAGATGTAATCTTCGTCACCTCCAAAAGGTTTTTGTGGAGAATCGAAATTCTCACCTTTTAAGATGTCAATTCCAGTTGCGCCATCTTTGTTTTCTTTATAAAAAACGTGGTTAAATTTTCCTTCGTTCCAGGTGTCCCAATGACGGTAATCTAAGCCATCATAAATCTGAACTTCTGATTTGTCTAACTTTGGATAAAAATCCTTACCCAAAACTTTGTCAATTTTTACTTCGTCATTATACACTAAAAATTTTCCGTCAGGCGAAACATTTTTGTCTGCCAAAATTTCTTTTGTATCCTTAATTTCAGTTGCGTTTCCACCATTTACAGGTACAATATAAAATTTAGAATGCGATTTGTTTTCTTCTACAGAAGGAGTAGAAACTTTAAAAACAACATTTTTCGCATCTTTTGAAAGACCAAGAGCACTTACTCTTCCTAATTTCCATAACAATTCAGGAGACATTACAGTCTGTCCAATGGCGTTTAAACTCATCATTATTAAGGTTGTAAATAATACTTTTTTCATAATAAAATTCTAATATTCGTGGGGCTAAAAGTACGAATATATTTCAGCAACTAAATGTTAAAAGATTTAAACCATATAAGTGATATAAGTTCATTTAATTGAGGATGACAATTAAGTTCGCTCAGTCTGGCAAAGAGTTTAGTGCGCAAAACTTAGTATTATCTTATATCACTTATATGGTTTAGAAAAGTTCATTTAGCTAAGACAGATAAAGAGTTTAATACGTGAAAATTTAAATGAACTTATATAACTTATATGGTGAAACAAAAAATCAGTATTTTTATAAAAAATTGAGAAATGGAATTAAGTTATTGGGAACTTAAAAACTGGTTTACAAATGTTGATTTTACAATCGTTGGTAGCGGTATTGTAGGGTTGCATGCTGCATTGCGCTTACGCGAAAGATTCCCAACTGCAAAAATTCTGGTGTTAGAAAAAGGCATGTTACCGCAAGGCGCAAGCACCAAAAACGCAGGTTTTGCTTGTTTTGGAAGCCTTTCTGAAATTATGGATGATTTAAAAACGCATTCAGAAGAAGATGTTATCAATCTTATCGAGAAACGTTGGAAAGGTTTGCAATTACTCCGAAAAAGATTAGGAGATTCTGCAATTGATTTTAAACCTCATGGCGGATATGAATTGTTTTTGAAAGAAGACGAACTTGGTTTTAGCGAATGTATTTCGAAATTACCTTTTATAAACGAAATTCTAAAACCACTTTTCAAAGCCGATGTTTTTACCAAAGAAACAGACCGATTTGGGTTTGGAGATATTCAGGATTACTTAGTTTTTAATCCGTTTGAAGCCCAGATTGATACCGGAAATATGATGCAGGAAGTGTTGCGCCAAGCAGTTTCGGATAATATTTTAATTCTCAATCAACAAACAGTTACGGCATATTCTGATTTAGGGAATCAGGTTGAAATCGTTTTTAATGATTTTAGTTTTAAATCAAAAAAAATGCTTTTTGCTACAAATGGTTTTGCAAATACATTGACAAAAGGAGCCGTTCAGCCTGCAAGAGCGCAAGTTTTAATTACAGAACCAATTCCGGGTTTAGATATAAAAGGAACATTTCATTTAGACAGAGGTTATTATTATTTCAGAAATATAAATGACAGAATCTTACTTGGAGGCGGACGAAATCTGGATTTTGAAACTGAAAATACAAGCGAATTTGGTCAGACGAAAATTGTGCAAAATAAATTGGAGGATTTACTTAAAAATGTAATTTTACCAAATCAGGACTTTCAGATTGCGCACCGTTGGAGTGGAATAATGGGAGTTGGAAATAGCAAAAGTCCAGTTGTTACACAACTATCTGAAAACGTGTTTTGTGGAGTGCGTTTAGGCGGAATGGGAGTGGCAATTGGCAGTTTAGTAGGAACAGAATTAGCAGATTTAATATAATGGCAGCAACCAAAAAACCAGTACCAAAAAAAGCAACAACAGCGAGTAAACCAAAACCGGCTTCGAAGAAAACCAATCGTTCTTTTGGAGAAAAAGTAAAATGGTTTTTTATAAAAGCTTGTTTATGGTTTTTTGGAGTTTCGATCGCGTCCGTCGTATTTTTTAAATATGTTCCGGTGCCGTTTACGCCTTTAATGATCATTCGTGCCATCGAAAATAAAATGGATGGAAAGGAGGTTTATTTTGATCACGACTGGGAACCAATTGAAAAGATTTCGATGAATCTTCAGAAAGCGGTAATTGCAAGTGAAGACGGAACTTTCTTAACTCACAACGGTTTTGATTTTAAAGCTTTGCAAAAAGCATATAAAAGTAACGAACGCGGCCGCCGAATTCGTGGCGGAAGTACAATTTCGCAACAAACTGCCAAGAATGTTTTTTTATGGCAAGGGAAAAGTTATTTGCGAAAAGGACTAGAAGCTTATTTCACTGTTTTGATCGAAATTATCTGGGGCAAAGAACGCATCATGGAAGTTTATTTGAATAGCATCGAAATGGGCGATGGAGTTTATGGTGCATATGCCGCAACAGAACATTGGTATCGTAGAGATGCTTCGAGCTTAACGCCAATGCAAGCTGCAGGGATTGCCGCAATATTACCAAATCCAAGAAAGTTTAAAGCAACAGGATCTTCAAGTTATATCAACAGACGTAAAGAAAGAATAGTTCGTGAAATGCGTGCTGTTGGAAAAATAAATTATAATGCGAAATAAAAAAGTTCTTTTTGCATTACTGATATTATCATCGACTTTGATTTTTGGACAGGCAAAAACAAAAGAAATTGGTCTTATTACAGATAATGATTTATACACTTCATCAAAAAATGATATGTATTATACCAACGGTTTAGAGCTTTTCTACCGTTTTCTGTCGAAGAATAACAACGAAAAAATCGATAAAAAAATCACCGAATTTCGCATTGGGCAATATATTTATAATCCAAGATTTATTAATGCAGAAGCCGTTGGAGAAAATGATCGCCCGTTTACCGCTTATCTTTTTGCCGAAGCCGGAAGAAGCTTTTTTTATAAAAGTGAGTCGGTTTTAAAAACTGATTTTCAGTTGGGTTTTATGGGGCCAAATGCTTTTGGAAGACAAACACAAGAAAGTTTCCATCACCTTATAGGTTACAAAACAGTTTACGGCTGGGAAAACCAATTGCATAATGCTTTTGGCGCTCAGGCACACGTTTTATATTCAAAGAAATTGTTTCCAAATAAACACAATGATTTTGTAGATCTTCATTTTCAGTCAGAAGGCAATTTGGGAACTATTTTTACAGGAGTTTCTACAGGATTCCTAACCCGAATAGGGTTTAAGAGATTATTACCCATTTACGATTCAAATATGCACGATGCTTCTGTAAGTTCAGAACCACAATATAATATTCGGGAATTTTATTTTTATGCTATTCCAAGCGTCAATTACCAGTTTTATGACGCAACAATTCAGGGAAGCATGTTCAACAATACAAGTCCGTTAACCTTTGATATAACGCATTGGCGCTTCAATGCCGAATTTGGCCTAAAATACCGCCACAACAATTGGAATTTATCTTATTCCTTTATCTACAGAGGCAGAGAAGTAGAACCTAATGAAATTACAAATACAAGCGCAGGCTACTTTTTCGGATCGATTCGATTGGGATATTTGTTGAAGTAGGTTTTTTTTTAAAGGTTCTAAGATGGTGAGTTGCTAAGGTGCTGAGGTTTTTAGCTCGCAAAGACGCAATCGTAATCGCGATCTTGTCATTCCGAGGAACGAGGAATCTCCGCACGAAACTAACACAAAGAAAAGCACCAATTTTTGTCGAGCTTCGTGTGTGATTTCTCCCTTCGGTCGAAATGACAGGATTGGGTTTATGATTGCGTTGGATGGATTAAAATCCATCCCTACAATATGTTTTGTTCCTTCGGAACTCTCTGAAGAAAAATTCCGAAGGAATGATCTATTTTGTAGCAACGGATTTTAATCCGTTGAAATGGAAAAGGAAATCAATTTGAAAAAACAAAAATCCCAAATTCCAATCAAAGCGGATTTAGAATTTTATTGTAAATTTTTAAAATTTAGTCTTTAGTTTTTTTTGATAGAATAGATTGAGAAAAAAAGAAATAATTGAGCTTTGTTTACGGGAAGCCGTAAATAACGTATGTTTTTAAGTACTACTTTTATCTCCTAAATGCTAAAAAAAAACTATTATGAAAAAAACAATCTTAGGTTTAGTCCTATTTTTAAGTCTTGTGAGTTGTTCAACAGGTGATTCAGATTCAATTGGAAATGGAGAAGCTAAAGAGGCAAACATGAAAGTTGGCTTTGCAAATTCTAATACTAAAAAAACTGGAAAAGATGTATTAAGAAATACTTTGCCTGTCGAAATAAAAAGTGTTATAGTAACGGCTGTTAATGGTGGTGTTGCGCAAGAAAATGTATTTAATTTAGTTGAAAATGGTACAATTGGAGCTGCAAGTGATTTTATATTAAGAAATTTGAAGACTGGAACATCAGAGTTTTCAGTTTTGACGACTTCAAATGTTGAATCAGCAGGTTGGTATCAGACTGCACCAGTTGTAGAAAATGCATCTGAATCGCTAAATTCGGTATCTCAAAGACTTTTAAATAAAACGCCTTCTATTGTTTATAAATCTAAAGCTACAATAACACGAAATGTTGTTGCAGGAGATAATGATGCAATTCAATTTGAATTAGAACCTTTAAACGGAAGATTGATTTCGTTATTCGCTTTTGCAGAGGATTTAAAAGGACAAGGATATACTGCAAAATTGTTTTGTGGTCAGATTTCTTATGTACTTGGTGCTGATCCTGCCTGGAACTTTGAGTGGAATAAAACACCTGTTGCAATTGATTTTACCAGTGAGCAAATTGTAAGTGATTATTTGTGTTCTGGTGATAAAGTTAATGATGGTTATTTTTGGACTACTAATGCTGGAAACGGAAGGACATATAGAGTAGAAGTTTATGATGCTGAAGGTGCGTTAGTGAAAATTACTGAATTTCAAGTTCCTTATATCAATGGTGTGTCTATTAATAATCTTTATACAATTACTTCTGATGGAATGTTAGACAAATCAAGTACACAATCGACTTTTGTGATTACAGAACTTAATAATCTTCCTTTTGTTACTATCGATAAGTAATTTTTAAAAGAAAAGTAAAAGTAAAAAATCCCAAATTCGAATCAAAACAGATTTAGAATTTGGGATTTAAAATATCGGAATTTATTTTCCGTTTATGGTTTCAAGATCAAAACTGATGGCGTGTTGTTTAACCATGTGCTTTGAGATTCTATTAATTTTTTCCAGCTTTCAAGACTTATAATCATTAAGTTTTGGCTTTCTAAAAATTCCTTTTTTAGCGTTCTGTCGTGCATAATCATAATATGATTTGGTGCAATTTGTTCGATCGAGCGAATTGTTTCCTGAATATCGCGTGTGCTTTTTACTTCGCCGCTTGCATCCAGAACTGTAATTTGCGAGCCATTATTATTGATTAATTTTTTTGCATATTCTATTAAAAAAGCATCTTCTTTACTGAAAATCGGCATGAATACCTGATTGACTTCTTCTAATTCTTTGTCAATAAAAATCCCGACAGGCATTTTACTTTTTGCAATGATATGACGCGTTCTTTCGTCAAAAGGAGAGTTTTCGAACAAACCTTCTTTTCCGGTAAACTTATCAATTAAACGATCCGGATTTACAATTCGGGTTGTGAAACCAAGGATTTTCCCCAGTAAAGTTCCGTCAAAAATAGACTGACCTAAACCAACTAACAATAAATCGTATTCGCCTTGATTTGCCGTGTCAATAATATCAGTGTCAATATCATTGGTTACTTTAAAAACGCTTAACATATTTTGATTCAATCGTTCTGATTCTTCAATAACCGGAACCAGCATTTTACGCTCGTGATCTTTAACGTCAAACGAATGTATTTCGGTACTTAGAGAAAGATGCATTGCGGTTACAATCGAATTATCTCCTTGTTTTTTGACTAAACTATTTGCAATCTGAAGTAGTTTTTTTCCTTTTTCTGGCGTTGCAAAAGAAAGCAGGATTTTGTATTTGCTTTTGTTTCCAATTTCCTGAGGAACTGCGGTCATTTTATCTTTAAAAATAAATCCGATAAAATCAAGCGCGGGACCTGTCATAAAAGTCGTTACCAAAGCCATAATAACCATCATGGTAAAAATTTCTGTAGATAAAACGCCTAAATCATAACCAATATTTAGGACAACTAATTCCATTAAACCTCTTGTGTTCATCAAAGCTCCAATCGCTAAACTGTCTTTCCAGCTTTGTCCGACAAATTTTGCGGCAAAAGCACTTCCAAAGAATTTTCCAACAACGGCAACGGCGATAATTACTCCGGTTACTTTCCATAAATAAGGATCATTCAATAAACCTATTTGTGTACGTAAACCTGTAAATACAAAGAATAAAGGCAATAAAACGATGATGGCAACGTCTTCGACTTTTTCGATAAAAATATTTCTGAATTTGTTGTTTTCCGGCATAATTGCTCCGGCTAAGAAAGCACCAAATAAAGCGTGAATTCCGATTAATTCCGATGCGTAAGCAGAGAATAAAAGTGTGATGAAAAAGATTGCTACAACCGGTTTATTCAAACTTTCGCGAGTTGAATTCAAATCTCCAACGCGTTTCAGGAAAGGGCGAACTATTTTTAGCATTACAATTACATACAAAATAGCCAAACCTATCACATATAAAGCACTTGTAAATGAACCTGCTTTTACAATAGCAATTACAACGGCAAGAATACACCAAGCTGTAATATCATCGGCAGCAGCACAAGTAATGGCGATGGTTCCTAATTTTGTTTTTTGCATGCCTCGTTCCTGCACAATTCTGGCGAGAACCGGAAACGCAGTAATACTCATAGCAATTCCCATAAATAATCCGAAAGAAGCAAACTCAACACCAACAGGGGCAAAAGTATGGTAGATAAAATAAGCCAGAGTTAATCCCAATGCAAATGGAATTACAATACTTGCGTGACTAATTACTACAGCATCATGTGCTTTGTTTTTTAATACTTTCAAGTCTAATTCCATTCCAATCACGAACATGAAAAGAATTAAACCAATCTGACTTAAAAATTGTAGATTTCCTAAAGATTCTTTTGGAAATAAAGCGTGTGAGAATTCCGGAAAATACATTCCGACTAATGATGGTCCAAGGACAATACCGGCAATCATTTCGCCAATTACAGAAGGTTGTCCTATTTTTCTAAAAAACCATCCGAATAAACGGGCAACTAAAATTATAGTAACAATTTGAGCTAATAAAATTGCTAAAGGATGTTGCAGGTTTTCTACCATAGAATGAAGAAAATCATTCCAGTGATTACTTTGAATTTGTTTGTGTACGATTCCGCGTCCTACTTCTAGTGCGGCACCTTTTGAAATTACCCAATATATGAGAGCTGTAAAACCGCCAATAACTGTAATGTAAAATAAGGAGTTTTTTATGTTATTCATAACTCGTTTTTTAGATTTTAATGCTGCAAATATCAGAACTGAGAATTAAGTGAAAAAGGATTTTTAAACCTAATTTTCAATGTATGTAACAAGTCCGAAAAACTTTGTAATAAGTTATAATTTTACCTTTTTCAAAAAGTCAGAACGATAGGTTTCGCTTAAAATTAAAGTACTGTTTTTGTCATTTTTTTCTAAATGATACAGAACAATTTCGTTATGATTGAAGAATTTAATCGCTTTTACAGCAACAATTTCTTTTTTGTTGATTCGGCAAAAATCAGCGTCAGGTAATTCGTTTAAAAGTGTGTCGAATTTAACGTTTTTCAGGTTTAGAAAACTTCCGTCAGTCAGCAAAACTGTTTTATCTCGACTATCACTAATGGCTGTTTTGATATACTGAATCTGATTAAAATACAATAAGGTTTTCCCTTTGTCGGTATTCAACTGGATAAATTTTTTGGAAGCATCAGGTTTTTCAAAACGTTCAAAAGCTTTTGAGATTGCTTTTTGCAAACGTTCTAGTTTTACCGGTTTTGTGATGTAATCTACTGCGTCGATATTAAAGGCATCGGCGGCATATTCTTTATAAGCCGTACAAAAAATAACCAATTTATTATGGAGCAATTCTGCCAGATGCAAACCGTCCATTCCCGGCATTTCGATATCTGAAATCAGTAAATCAAAATCGAGATTCGGAATATCTGCAAGGAGTTTTTCAGGATTATTGAATGTCTTTACGATTTCGATTTCCGGAATTTGTTCGCAAAGCATTTTCAGGTACATTAATCCCGGTAACTCATCGTCCAGAAGCAAGCATTTCAGTTTTGTATTCAAGTAAATCTATTTTTAGATGAGCGATATAAATGTCGTTTTCTACGAATTTATCGAGTTTGAAATTATTCTTATATATAATGCGCAATCGGTGTTCTAAAGTTGCATGACCAAAACCGCTTCGTTCTTTTTTTAATACTTTTTTATCCGAAATTTTATTCGAAACCGTCATAAAAAAACTATTGTCTCTAAACTCAAAAACTACCGAAATAAAAGCATCTGCACTTTGCAAATCAGCGTGTTTAAAGGCATTTTCGATTAAATCAATAGAAATTAAAGGCGCCAATAAAGGTTGTTCGTATAATTTATCGTCCTTATTGATATTGGTTTTGATTTTTAATTCAAAAAGCGGACTAATCTTGATTTTATTGATTTCGATTAGATTCAACGCAAAATCAATTTCTTCTTTAGCGGTGACAAACTTCTTTTTGCTTTCGTATAAAATATAGTCTAAAACATTCGCCAATTTATCCAATGCAAAATACGTTTGATAAGCATGCGATTGAATCGAATTCAGGATATTCTTAAACAAATGCGGATTCAGTTTTGATTCCAGAGTTTCTAACTGCAAATCATTAACTTTCATTTCGAGCGCATAAAAACTCTTTTCGGCATCATCTTTTGCTTTTTTGAATTGCATTAATTGATAAAACAAAAAGCAGATAATGGCGATTAGCAATAAAAGAATTGCCAGAAATATAAAAGTTATTGTGTTGTCTTGCATTGTTATGTAAAGTTAAAAGTTTTTTTGCCCGCGGATTTTACGGATAAAACGGGTTGTCACAGATTTTCTTTTTATACTATTTCAATGAATAAAATTATCTGCTTAAATCCGCTTAATCTGCGAAATCTGCGTGCTATTTTTTTCGCCACGAATTTCACGAATGAGCACGAATTAATATTAAATCAATCTGTGTAGATCTTTTTAATCTGCGAAATCTGCGTGCTATTTTTTGCCACTGATTAGAATGATTAAAAAGATTTTTTCTAATTATTTACTAAAAATTAATCTGTGAGAATCTGTGTAATCTGTGGCATGTTTTATTATTTTAAAAATAAAAAAAAACCGCGTGTATCTGTTTAATCCGCAAGATTCGTGGGTAATATTTCTAATGACTAGAAACAAACTTCAACCCAATAATTGAAGCGATTAAAGTCGAAAGAAAAAATATTCTCCAGAAAGTTGCCGGTTCTTTAAAAATTAAAATTCCAACCAAAACAGTTCCAACGGCGCCAATTCCTGTCCACACGGCATATGCGGTTCCAATTGGTAAAACCTGAGTGGCTTTATATAATAAAAGCATACTGATCGAAAGACAAACGAAAAACCCAATCATCCAGTAAGTTGATAGAATTCCTGTTGTTTCTTTGGCTTTGCCTAAACAAGATGCAAATCCAACTTCAAAAAGTCCTGCAATTATTAATAAAATCCAATTCATTTTCCTTTCATTTTTAAATTAAGTACAAATATGAGAAAAGCTAACGTAGGATTGTGCAAATCATCTAATTTTTCCTAAAAATCACATTATCAAATATGTTAACAAACCGTAAAAACGACCTGAATATTTATGATTTCGAGCACTTTTCACTACATTTGCATCCATTTTAAAGAATTTATGAAAAACGCTGTACAAGTTGGATTTTGGGAAAAACTAGCCAGAATCATACTTAAAAATAGAATTGCGATACTCGTTGGGGTTTCGGCTTTGACAATTTTCCTTGGTTATCAATGGAAAAATCTTGCTATGACCTATACCGAAGCAAACTTGCTTCCTAAAAATCATGTCGCAAATAAAGACTATCAAAAGTTCCTAAGTAAATTTGGAGAAGAAGGAAATTTAGTAGTAATTGGGTTTCAGGATCCGAAATTTTTTACGCCTAAAAATTATGCTGCCTGGAATGAATTAATGACAGGTTTAAAGAATTCTAAAGAAGTTGATTTGGTGGTTTCTTTAAATGATTTGAAAAAATTAGAAAAAGATACTGTTAACGAAAAATTCGTTCTTGCACCTTTTATAAATCAAGATAAAGCGAAAGACCCTGAGTATTTAAAAAAGGTTCAATACGATTTATTTCATAATTTACCTTTTTACGAAGGTTTGCTTTTTAATAAAGAAAGCGGAAGTATTCGTTCAGCAGTTTACATTAATAAAGCACTTGTAAATACAGCCGAAAGAAAAACTTTTATCCTTGAAAATCTGGTTCCGAAAATCGATAAATTCGAAAAAACTACCGGAATCGATTTGAAAGTTTCCGGAATGCCTTACATCAGAACAATCAATGCTGATAATATGAAAGGGGAAATCGGGCTCTTTATTGGCGCGGCTTTACTGACGGTTTCATTGATTTTCTTTTTCTTTTTCCGTTCTTTCAGAGCAACGTTTTTATCCATTTGTATTTTACTTGTTGGTGTAATCTGGTCTTTTGGAACACTTGGATTATTTCATTATAAAATTACGATTTTAACGGCTATTATTCCGCCATTAATTATTGTAATTGGTATTACGAATTGTATTTTCCTGATCAATAAATATCAGCAGGAAATTAAACTGCACAACAATCAGGCAAAGGCTTTGCAACGTATTATTTCTAAAATTGGAGTTTCGACTTTAATGACGAATTTAACAACGGCGATAGGTTTTGCAACATTCATGATTACAGGAAACGACCTGCTTTTTGAGTTTGGTTTAGTGACTTCAATCAATGTGATTTCGGTTTATTTATTGACGCTTTTAATTGTGCCAATTGTGTACAGCTTTATGGATGTTCCGGGAGAAAAACATTTGTATCATTTGACTAAAACGTATATTTCGACTTTATTGGATTTTGTCGAAAATGTGGTAAAAAACAAGCGAAAAGTAATTTATACGATTTACGGATTGTTATTGGTTTTTAGTGTAATTGGAGTTTCTCAAATGAAAGTTTCAGGAAGTTTGATTGGCGAAATGCCAAAAAGTGCTTCTTTCTTTAAAGATATTTTATTCTACGAAAAAGAGTTTAACGGTGTAATGCCGCTCGAAATTATGATTGACACCAAACATAAAAAAGGTGTTATGAAATTGTCGACGATGCGCAAAATGGATGAACTGCAAAATACTATTGCAAGTCTTCCGGAATTGTCAAAACCTGTTTCTGTGGTGAATCTGGTTAAATATTCGAAACAGGCTTTTTATAACGGAAACCCGGAATATTATCAATTGCCAACTTCGCAGGAACAAGCTTTTATTTTGTCGTATGCTAAAAATGCAACAAAAAATAGCAAAGACAATTTAATGAAAAGTTATGTTGATTCGACTGGACAATATGCCCGAATCACCACTTTTATGAGAGATATTGGTACGGATGAAATGGCGAAAGTGGAGAAAAAACTGCATTCAAAAATTGATGAGATTTTCCCGAAAGATCGTTACGAAGTTACCATTACCGGAAAAGCATTGGTTTTCCAGAAAGGAACATCATATTTAGTTGACAACTTAATAGAATCGTTGATTTTTGCGATTTTGGTAATTGCGATTTTGATGCTTTATTTATTCAGATCGTTCAAAATGGTAATGGCATCTGTAATTACGAATATTTTGCCGCTTTGTATTACGTCCGGATTGATGGGTTATTTCGGAATTCCGTTGAAACCTTCTACAATTTTAGTATTCA is a window encoding:
- a CDS encoding S9 family peptidase, with amino-acid sequence MKKVLFTTLIMMSLNAIGQTVMSPELLWKLGRVSALGLSKDAKNVVFKVSTPSVEENKSHSKFYIVPVNGGNATEIKDTKEILADKNVSPDGKFLVYNDEVKIDKVLGKDFYPKLDKSEVQIYDGLDYRHWDTWNEGKFNHVFYKENKDGATGIDILKGENFDSPQKPFGGDEDYIWSPGGKSILYVCKKKAGTQYAISTNTDIYEYNLETQKTTNRTEGNLGYDTAPQFSPTGNLTWLQMKRDGYEADKNDIIVEFKGIKTNLTANWDGTVDNFIWSKDGKNVFFVAPVDGTKQLFSVNFPGLTKIAIQVRQLTNGDFDVNDLVGFAGDDIIVTRNDMNHAPEIFSFNLKKNTWKQLSNVNTETYKTVAISKTEKRYVTTTDGKKMLVWVILPPNFDATKKYPTLLFCQGGPQSALTQSYSFRWNFQLMAAKGYVVVAPNRRGMPGHGVEWNEQISKDWGGQVMDDYLSAIDDVSKENYVDKSRLGCVGASYGGYSVFYLAGIHKNRFKTFIAHDGVFNTVSMLGTTEEVFFNNWDFGGAYWEKDNAVAQKAYTTFNPATLVQNWNKPILIVQGGKDFRVPIGQGQEAFQAAQLRGIKSRLVYFPDENHWVLKPQNAQVWQGEFFKWLEETL
- a CDS encoding FAD-dependent oxidoreductase, encoding MELSYWELKNWFTNVDFTIVGSGIVGLHAALRLRERFPTAKILVLEKGMLPQGASTKNAGFACFGSLSEIMDDLKTHSEEDVINLIEKRWKGLQLLRKRLGDSAIDFKPHGGYELFLKEDELGFSECISKLPFINEILKPLFKADVFTKETDRFGFGDIQDYLVFNPFEAQIDTGNMMQEVLRQAVSDNILILNQQTVTAYSDLGNQVEIVFNDFSFKSKKMLFATNGFANTLTKGAVQPARAQVLITEPIPGLDIKGTFHLDRGYYYFRNINDRILLGGGRNLDFETENTSEFGQTKIVQNKLEDLLKNVILPNQDFQIAHRWSGIMGVGNSKSPVVTQLSENVFCGVRLGGMGVAIGSLVGTELADLI
- the mtgA gene encoding monofunctional biosynthetic peptidoglycan transglycosylase, with the translated sequence MAATKKPVPKKATTASKPKPASKKTNRSFGEKVKWFFIKACLWFFGVSIASVVFFKYVPVPFTPLMIIRAIENKMDGKEVYFDHDWEPIEKISMNLQKAVIASEDGTFLTHNGFDFKALQKAYKSNERGRRIRGGSTISQQTAKNVFLWQGKSYLRKGLEAYFTVLIEIIWGKERIMEVYLNSIEMGDGVYGAYAATEHWYRRDASSLTPMQAAGIAAILPNPRKFKATGSSSYINRRKERIVREMRAVGKINYNAK
- a CDS encoding lipid A deacylase LpxR family protein — protein: MRNKKVLFALLILSSTLIFGQAKTKEIGLITDNDLYTSSKNDMYYTNGLELFYRFLSKNNNEKIDKKITEFRIGQYIYNPRFINAEAVGENDRPFTAYLFAEAGRSFFYKSESVLKTDFQLGFMGPNAFGRQTQESFHHLIGYKTVYGWENQLHNAFGAQAHVLYSKKLFPNKHNDFVDLHFQSEGNLGTIFTGVSTGFLTRIGFKRLLPIYDSNMHDASVSSEPQYNIREFYFYAIPSVNYQFYDATIQGSMFNNTSPLTFDITHWRFNAEFGLKYRHNNWNLSYSFIYRGREVEPNEITNTSAGYFFGSIRLGYLLK
- a CDS encoding cation:proton antiporter, which gives rise to MNNIKNSLFYITVIGGFTALIYWVISKGAALEVGRGIVHKQIQSNHWNDFLHSMVENLQHPLAILLAQIVTIILVARLFGWFFRKIGQPSVIGEMIAGIVLGPSLVGMYFPEFSHALFPKESLGNLQFLSQIGLILFMFVIGMELDLKVLKNKAHDAVVISHASIVIPFALGLTLAYFIYHTFAPVGVEFASFGLFMGIAMSITAFPVLARIVQERGMQKTKLGTIAITCAAADDITAWCILAVVIAIVKAGSFTSALYVIGLAILYVIVMLKIVRPFLKRVGDLNSTRESLNKPVVAIFFITLLFSAYASELIGIHALFGAFLAGAIMPENNKFRNIFIEKVEDVAIIVLLPLFFVFTGLRTQIGLLNDPYLWKVTGVIIAVAVVGKFFGSAFAAKFVGQSWKDSLAIGALMNTRGLMELVVLNIGYDLGVLSTEIFTMMVIMALVTTFMTGPALDFIGFIFKDKMTAVPQEIGNKSKYKILLSFATPEKGKKLLQIANSLVKKQGDNSIVTAMHLSLSTEIHSFDVKDHERKMLVPVIEESERLNQNMLSVFKVTNDIDTDIIDTANQGEYDLLLVGLGQSIFDGTLLGKILGFTTRIVNPDRLIDKFTGKEGLFENSPFDERTRHIIAKSKMPVGIFIDKELEEVNQVFMPIFSKEDAFLIEYAKKLINNNGSQITVLDASGEVKSTRDIQETIRSIEQIAPNHIMIMHDRTLKKEFLESQNLMIISLESWKKLIESQSTWLNNTPSVLILKP
- a CDS encoding response regulator transcription factor, whose amino-acid sequence is MNTKLKCLLLDDELPGLMYLKMLCEQIPEIEIVKTFNNPEKLLADIPNLDFDLLISDIEMPGMDGLHLAELLHNKLVIFCTAYKEYAADAFNIDAVDYITKPVKLERLQKAISKAFERFEKPDASKKFIQLNTDKGKTLLYFNQIQYIKTAISDSRDKTVLLTDGSFLNLKNVKFDTLLNELPDADFCRINKKEIVAVKAIKFFNHNEIVLYHLEKNDKNSTLILSETYRSDFLKKVKL
- a CDS encoding histidine kinase, whose product is MQDNTITFIFLAILLLLIAIICFLFYQLMQFKKAKDDAEKSFYALEMKVNDLQLETLESKLNPHLFKNILNSIQSHAYQTYFALDKLANVLDYILYESKKKFVTAKEEIDFALNLIEINKIKISPLFELKIKTNINKDDKLYEQPLLAPLISIDLIENAFKHADLQSADAFISVVFEFRDNSFFMTVSNKISDKKVLKKERSGFGHATLEHRLRIIYKNNFKLDKFVENDIYIAHLKIDLLEYKTEMLASGR
- a CDS encoding multidrug efflux SMR transporter: MNWILLIIAGLFEVGFASCLGKAKETTGILSTYWMIGFFVCLSISMLLLYKATQVLPIGTAYAVWTGIGAVGTVLVGILIFKEPATFWRIFFLSTLIASIIGLKFVSSH